The Roseateles sp. XES5 genome window below encodes:
- a CDS encoding MBL fold metallo-hydrolase: MKPIFANSAFVTAPERWILRKGRWRSLPLKVRYGLFRHPEAGLVLIDAGYGPRVTQGRRSLALRLYNALFGPKLVEGGQPEAVLRQLGATPADVAVVVLTHVHADHVSTLDLFPQARIIAKTGLLAQVENRGLWQNLNHGVFAELLPKGLAARATDVDGFALRNAPLGLGRGRDLFGDGSVLAIDLPGHAEGHYGLCFAALPVPLLYAVDTQWLLAALPKERQPGFPASLIANDRQALAESARRVLAFRQAGGDVLLCHDPGQSPYDLPEARP, from the coding sequence ATGAAGCCGATCTTCGCCAACAGCGCCTTCGTCACAGCGCCCGAGCGGTGGATCCTGCGCAAAGGGCGCTGGCGGAGCCTGCCGCTCAAGGTACGCTACGGTCTCTTCCGCCACCCCGAGGCGGGGCTCGTGCTGATCGACGCCGGCTATGGACCGCGGGTTACACAGGGTCGACGCAGCCTCGCCCTCCGGCTCTACAATGCCCTCTTCGGCCCGAAGCTCGTGGAGGGCGGCCAGCCGGAGGCCGTGCTCCGGCAGCTCGGCGCAACGCCGGCCGATGTCGCCGTGGTCGTCCTGACCCATGTTCACGCCGACCACGTCTCGACGCTCGACCTCTTTCCGCAGGCGCGGATCATCGCCAAGACAGGACTGCTGGCGCAGGTCGAAAACCGCGGTCTCTGGCAGAACCTCAACCACGGCGTCTTCGCCGAACTGCTGCCCAAAGGGCTTGCCGCACGCGCCACCGACGTCGACGGCTTTGCGCTCCGGAACGCGCCGCTCGGTCTTGGCCGAGGGCGAGACCTGTTCGGCGACGGAAGCGTCCTCGCCATCGATCTTCCCGGCCATGCCGAAGGCCATTACGGCCTCTGCTTTGCGGCATTGCCCGTGCCGCTTCTCTACGCCGTCGACACGCAATGGCTTCTCGCCGCCCTGCCTAAGGAACGGCAGCCCGGCTTCCCGGCCAGCCTGATCGCCAACGATCGGCAGGCGCTCGCCGAAAGCGCCCGCCGCGTCCTCGCCTTCCGGCAGGCGGGCGGCGACGTGCTGCTCTGCCACGACCCGGGGCAGAGCCCCTACGACCTGCCGGAGGCCCGGCCATGA
- a CDS encoding Rieske (2Fe-2S) protein — protein MTSFSDCWHAVALAADIRTKPLRILFSGQPVVLFRSGGEIAALQDRCPHRQVELSTGKVVGGEIECPYHGWRFNAAGACTAIPGHAGDIPGYRVPRYRTVEKDGVVFLAKGDPDGAPYLHCAEGQNIILRLVRSSTRSTLIDTAENILDATHTHFTHKGLLRGLSTRRQRVRVDISGGPGWVEACYTGEEHQDGLISRLLEGARVKTIGRFRFPGIAELEYWGPKGLVLATTFHLRQAAEDQVDGIGCLIGPRNGILDHLKSYAFRPMFRIALEQDRRVLTSASRNATYWPGATPVVGPLDFLRRSIEAILAGTLPPVAEKPETTYIDL, from the coding sequence ATGACCTCTTTCTCCGATTGCTGGCATGCCGTCGCGCTCGCGGCCGATATCCGCACGAAGCCGCTCCGCATCCTGTTTTCCGGCCAGCCCGTGGTGCTGTTCCGTTCGGGCGGGGAGATCGCGGCCTTGCAGGACCGCTGCCCGCATCGGCAGGTCGAGCTTTCGACCGGCAAGGTGGTGGGCGGCGAGATCGAATGCCCCTATCACGGCTGGCGCTTCAACGCCGCCGGCGCCTGCACCGCCATTCCCGGCCATGCGGGTGATATTCCCGGCTACCGCGTGCCCCGCTACCGGACCGTTGAAAAGGATGGCGTGGTCTTTCTCGCCAAGGGCGATCCGGACGGTGCGCCCTATCTCCACTGTGCGGAGGGTCAGAACATCATCCTGCGGCTGGTGCGCAGCAGCACGCGCTCGACGCTGATCGACACGGCCGAAAACATCCTCGACGCCACCCATACGCATTTCACCCACAAGGGTCTGCTGCGCGGCCTCAGCACCAGACGACAGCGGGTCCGCGTCGACATCAGCGGCGGCCCCGGCTGGGTGGAAGCGTGCTACACGGGCGAGGAGCATCAGGACGGCCTCATCAGCCGGCTGCTGGAGGGCGCGCGGGTCAAGACCATCGGCCGCTTCCGTTTCCCCGGCATTGCCGAGCTGGAATATTGGGGGCCGAAGGGGCTGGTGCTGGCCACGACCTTTCATCTTCGCCAGGCGGCCGAGGATCAGGTGGACGGCATCGGCTGCCTGATCGGACCGCGCAACGGCATTCTCGACCACCTCAAATCCTATGCCTTCCGCCCGATGTTCCGCATCGCGCTGGAACAGGATCGCCGTGTGCTGACCTCGGCAAGCCGCAACGCGACCTACTGGCCCGGCGCGACGCCCGTGGTGGGGCCGCTCGATTTCCTGCGCCGGAGCATCGAGGCGATCCTTGCCGGCACCCTGCCGCCCGTCGCCGAGAAACCCGAGACGACCTATATCGATCTTTGA
- a CDS encoding ATP-grasp domain-containing protein — translation MTAPVPSVLITGARAPVALHLARLFHGAGWRVVLADTPAAPLSAASRACAAYVRLPPPRFAFEAYGDAVDALVARENISLVLPTCEEVFYLARVWQERRPAARLLTSDTSLLQRVHDKFAFIGLCETLGLSVPHTRLLATREDVAAVRTEASSLVFKPVWSRFASRVFVRPSPEALDRLAPSREAPWVAQQFLPGEELSVYAVAREGRLVAFSLYRSLYRAGKGAGICFEPVEDAAARDFVTRFVAGTGWTGQISFDLMRMADGGVLPLECNPRATSGLHFFREPHGFVSALTRETDAVAPGVTRPQTVRLALWFYGLPEAFRAGDLGRFRHALGVAEELLDWPGDTAPKRAQWRALGEIAALALRHRISLQRASTRDIEWDGPDQRSI, via the coding sequence ATGACAGCGCCTGTCCCGTCCGTCCTGATCACCGGCGCCCGGGCGCCCGTCGCGCTGCATCTTGCCCGGCTGTTCCACGGCGCCGGCTGGCGGGTGGTGCTGGCCGATACACCGGCCGCTCCGCTTTCGGCCGCAAGCCGCGCCTGCGCCGCCTATGTCCGTCTGCCGCCGCCGCGCTTCGCATTCGAGGCCTATGGCGATGCCGTCGACGCCCTTGTCGCGCGGGAAAACATTTCGCTGGTGCTGCCGACCTGCGAGGAGGTGTTCTATCTCGCACGCGTCTGGCAGGAACGCCGCCCGGCCGCGCGGCTCCTCACGTCCGATACCAGCCTCCTCCAGCGCGTGCACGACAAGTTCGCCTTCATCGGCCTTTGCGAGACGCTTGGTCTTTCCGTGCCGCACACGCGGCTCCTGGCAACGAGGGAGGATGTGGCTGCCGTCCGGACGGAGGCGTCGAGCCTCGTCTTCAAGCCGGTCTGGTCGCGTTTCGCCAGCCGCGTTTTCGTCCGCCCGTCGCCGGAAGCGCTCGACCGACTGGCGCCGAGCCGGGAAGCGCCCTGGGTTGCGCAGCAATTCCTGCCCGGCGAGGAATTGAGCGTCTATGCCGTGGCACGGGAAGGGCGGCTGGTGGCGTTTTCGCTCTATCGCTCGCTTTATCGGGCGGGCAAGGGGGCCGGCATCTGCTTCGAGCCGGTCGAGGACGCCGCCGCGCGGGACTTCGTCACGCGGTTCGTCGCAGGAACAGGCTGGACGGGGCAGATTTCCTTCGACCTGATGCGCATGGCCGACGGCGGGGTCCTGCCGCTGGAATGCAATCCGCGGGCGACGAGCGGGCTGCATTTCTTCCGGGAACCGCACGGTTTCGTTTCGGCTCTCACCCGTGAAACGGATGCCGTCGCGCCGGGCGTGACGCGGCCGCAGACGGTGCGCCTTGCCCTCTGGTTTTATGGTCTGCCCGAAGCTTTCAGGGCCGGCGATCTCGGCCGCTTCCGCCACGCTCTCGGTGTGGCCGAGGAGCTTCTCGACTGGCCGGGCGATACCGCCCCGAAGCGCGCGCAATGGCGGGCGCTCGGCGAGATCGCGGCGCTGGCGCTACGTCATCGCATTTCCCTGCAACGGGCCTCCACCCGCGATATCGAGTGGGACGGGCCGGATCAAAGATCGATATAG
- a CDS encoding MerR family transcriptional regulator: MVRSQHPEELTIGKFAAAANVGVETVRFYQRRGLLSTPKRIEGIRRYGEADVSRLRFIRQAQAAGFTLEEIRQLLALDSGEDRAAARQMAARRLAELDARMEELQRAKISLQKLVAECAAGKTGPCPILKSFEV; encoded by the coding sequence ATGGTACGGAGTCAACACCCTGAAGAGCTGACAATCGGAAAATTTGCGGCGGCAGCGAATGTCGGCGTCGAGACCGTGCGTTTCTACCAGCGCCGCGGCCTGCTTTCGACGCCGAAACGGATCGAGGGTATCCGCCGCTACGGCGAGGCGGACGTGTCGCGCCTGCGTTTCATCCGCCAGGCGCAGGCGGCGGGCTTCACGCTGGAGGAAATCCGCCAGCTTCTGGCGCTCGATTCCGGCGAGGATCGTGCGGCGGCGCGGCAGATGGCGGCCAGGCGCCTTGCCGAACTCGATGCGCGCATGGAGGAGTTGCAGCGGGCGAAGATATCGCTGCAGAAGCTGGTTGCGGAATGCGCGGCCGGCAAGACCGGCCCGTGCCCCATCCTGAAATCCTTTGAAGTCTGA
- a CDS encoding glutaredoxin, with protein sequence MLDKVHNAGPKAILYRMVMANHTCPYGLKAKDLLRRAGYAVDDRHLTTREETDAFKAEHNVATTPQVFIDGARVGGYDDLRRYLGKPVADPKATTYRPVIVLFTLTALTAMAASYAVSGSPFTLRAAEWFIAFSMVVLALLKLQNVESFATMFLNYDLLAKRWVPYSYIYPYAEGLAGVLMVAGALTWLSVPIALFIGTIGAASVFKAVYIDKRELKCACVGGASNVPLGFISLTENLMMIAMAVWMAAAALGYTGLHAM encoded by the coding sequence ATGTTGGACAAAGTGCACAATGCCGGCCCCAAGGCCATTCTCTACCGCATGGTGATGGCGAACCACACCTGCCCCTATGGCCTCAAGGCGAAGGACCTCCTGCGCCGCGCGGGCTACGCGGTCGACGACCGCCACCTGACGACCCGCGAAGAGACGGACGCCTTCAAGGCCGAGCATAACGTTGCCACCACGCCGCAGGTCTTCATCGACGGCGCGCGCGTCGGCGGCTACGACGACCTGCGCCGCTACCTCGGCAAGCCGGTCGCCGACCCGAAGGCCACCACCTATCGCCCCGTCATCGTGCTCTTCACCCTGACGGCGCTGACCGCGATGGCGGCAAGCTATGCCGTCAGCGGCTCGCCCTTCACGCTGCGGGCGGCGGAGTGGTTCATCGCCTTCTCGATGGTCGTGCTCGCCCTGCTCAAGCTGCAGAATGTCGAGAGCTTCGCGACCATGTTCCTCAACTACGACCTGCTCGCCAAGCGCTGGGTGCCCTACAGCTACATCTACCCCTATGCCGAGGGCCTTGCCGGCGTGCTGATGGTGGCCGGCGCCCTCACCTGGCTGTCGGTCCCGATCGCCCTCTTCATCGGCACGATCGGCGCGGCTTCGGTGTTCAAGGCGGTCTATATCGACAAGCGTGAATTGAAATGCGCCTGCGTCGGCGGTGCGAGCAACGTCCCGCTCGGCTTCATCTCGCTGACGGAGAACCTGATGATGATCGCCATGGCCGTGTGGATGGCCGCCGCCGCGCTCGGCTATACCGGCCTCCACGCCATGTAG
- a CDS encoding AMP-binding protein, protein MSLSFIAAFEERGERPALVFADGRTISYGALAKRIESRVAFLGRGRRLVAIEAGTCEHAIVTYLAALSAGHAVALLPPGQAAVLDGFCADFRPETVCRFVGERWRMDADIHLDTERLHPDLALLLSTSGSTGVSKSVRLSAAAVEANTRAIASYLDLTADDRGLLALPLHYSYGLSVLNAHLAVGASLFVPRRQVLDAGFAEDLAARGVTTMAGVPFSFDLYERIGLRDRDLPALRLMTVAGGRLSPDLVTRYRRHMEVRGGRFFVMYGQTEAAARIAYVPPERLAGHEDCIGRAIPGGALSILGPDEAEITRPGVSGELVYRGPNVMMGYAGGRADLARGHDIDRLRTGDLAERTEDGFFRIVGRLKRFSKIAGLRIAHDAVEQALAREGLDVAVTGTDSRLTAFFIGPAGEEKVRARLAAASGLTLLHVHARRLAEIPRTESGKIDHAALAGMATGAEPASAGVHEAFRRAFFPNAVAASDSFVSLGGDSLRFVELSLGLERALGALPDGWERMSIGALAACEPRVARLPRVGIDIPLRVFAILLVVVHHEMLWPIPGGSALMLVLVGFSLARFQQANFIAGDWRALLRPLATVLVPYGVLLAGYALAWSDIPWASVFLTGNFGFADPDRHTMLPYLYWFVELFTQILLLFAALSFVPRARAAVARNAFAAGLCVLAFAVALRFLAPSLIDIGNRQIFTLYWNLHLVAFGWCACLALGRRSKALLAGLAGGLFFVLGFVDGVWIGTTIKYLVVFAGFLALLYGPAMPVPRWLFSLLMPLAAASYHIYLFHRLVPDVLMVPLHGTGVAAMLFHVTAIVGGLAAGMLAWSLQRTIVRGLSTWRMKAPDWKPALS, encoded by the coding sequence ATGTCCCTGTCTTTCATTGCGGCGTTCGAGGAACGGGGCGAACGCCCGGCGCTCGTCTTTGCCGATGGCCGCACCATCAGCTATGGCGCATTGGCAAAGCGCATCGAAAGCCGCGTCGCCTTTCTCGGCAGGGGCCGGCGTCTCGTCGCCATCGAGGCCGGCACCTGCGAACACGCCATCGTCACCTATCTCGCCGCGCTTTCCGCCGGCCATGCCGTGGCGCTGCTGCCGCCGGGCCAGGCGGCGGTTCTCGACGGTTTCTGCGCGGATTTCCGGCCGGAAACCGTCTGCCGCTTCGTTGGCGAACGCTGGCGCATGGACGCCGATATCCACCTCGACACCGAGCGGCTCCATCCCGATCTTGCCCTCCTGCTCTCGACGTCAGGTTCGACCGGGGTCAGCAAGAGCGTCCGGCTTTCCGCCGCGGCGGTCGAGGCCAATACACGCGCGATTGCCTCCTATCTCGACCTTACGGCAGACGATCGCGGTCTGCTGGCACTGCCGCTCCACTATTCCTACGGCCTTTCGGTGCTCAACGCGCATCTGGCGGTCGGCGCCAGCCTTTTCGTGCCGCGCCGTCAGGTGCTCGATGCGGGCTTTGCCGAAGACCTTGCGGCGCGTGGCGTCACCACGATGGCCGGCGTTCCTTTCAGCTTCGACCTCTACGAGCGCATCGGGCTGCGCGATCGCGATCTGCCGGCACTGCGTCTCATGACCGTCGCGGGCGGCCGGCTGTCGCCCGACCTCGTCACGCGCTACCGCCGTCACATGGAGGTGCGCGGCGGCCGGTTCTTCGTCATGTACGGCCAGACCGAGGCTGCGGCGCGCATCGCCTATGTGCCGCCGGAGCGACTGGCCGGCCACGAGGATTGCATCGGCCGGGCAATCCCCGGCGGCGCGCTCTCCATCCTCGGCCCCGATGAGGCGGAGATCACCCGGCCGGGCGTTTCCGGCGAACTCGTCTATCGCGGGCCGAATGTCATGATGGGTTATGCGGGCGGCCGCGCCGATCTTGCCCGCGGCCACGACATCGACCGCCTCAGGACCGGTGATCTCGCCGAAAGAACGGAAGACGGCTTCTTCCGCATCGTGGGACGGCTGAAGCGTTTTTCCAAGATTGCCGGACTGCGCATCGCCCATGACGCGGTGGAGCAGGCGCTGGCACGCGAGGGGCTGGACGTGGCGGTCACCGGCACGGACAGCCGGCTCACCGCCTTTTTCATCGGCCCGGCCGGAGAGGAGAAGGTTCGGGCGCGGCTGGCGGCGGCAAGTGGGCTGACGCTTCTGCATGTCCATGCCCGGCGTCTGGCCGAGATCCCGCGCACGGAGAGCGGCAAGATCGACCACGCCGCCCTCGCCGGCATGGCGACCGGCGCGGAGCCGGCTTCGGCCGGCGTGCACGAGGCCTTCCGGCGCGCCTTCTTCCCCAACGCGGTTGCCGCGAGCGACAGTTTCGTTTCGCTGGGCGGCGATTCCCTGCGCTTCGTCGAACTCTCCCTCGGGCTGGAACGCGCGCTCGGCGCGCTGCCGGACGGCTGGGAGCGCATGAGCATCGGCGCGCTGGCCGCCTGCGAACCGCGGGTGGCAAGGCTGCCGCGGGTCGGCATCGACATTCCGCTGCGCGTTTTCGCCATATTGCTCGTGGTCGTGCATCACGAAATGCTCTGGCCGATCCCCGGCGGCTCGGCGCTGATGCTCGTCCTCGTCGGCTTTTCGCTGGCGCGCTTTCAGCAGGCCAATTTCATTGCTGGCGACTGGCGGGCGCTGCTGCGGCCGCTCGCGACGGTGCTCGTGCCCTATGGGGTGCTGCTTGCCGGCTATGCGCTGGCCTGGAGCGATATTCCCTGGGCCTCGGTGTTCCTGACCGGCAATTTCGGCTTTGCCGATCCGGACCGGCACACGATGCTGCCCTATCTCTACTGGTTCGTGGAACTCTTCACGCAGATCCTGCTGCTCTTCGCAGCGCTTTCCTTCGTGCCGCGGGCGCGGGCGGCCGTGGCGCGAAATGCCTTCGCGGCGGGGCTTTGCGTGCTCGCCTTTGCGGTCGCCCTGCGCTTCCTGGCGCCGTCGCTCATCGACATCGGCAACCGGCAGATCTTCACGCTCTACTGGAACCTGCATCTCGTCGCCTTCGGCTGGTGCGCCTGCCTTGCGCTGGGGCGGCGCAGCAAGGCCTTGCTGGCGGGGCTGGCGGGCGGCCTGTTCTTCGTGCTCGGTTTTGTCGATGGCGTTTGGATCGGCACGACGATCAAGTATCTCGTCGTCTTCGCCGGGTTTCTCGCCCTTCTCTACGGCCCGGCCATGCCGGTGCCGCGCTGGCTGTTTTCCCTGTTGATGCCGCTGGCGGCGGCGAGTTACCACATCTATCTGTTCCACCGGCTGGTGCCGGATGTGCTGATGGTGCCGCTGCACGGGACCGGCGTTGCGGCGATGCTCTTCCATGTCACGGCCATCGTCGGCGGTCTTGCTGCAGGTATGCTTGCCTGGTCGCTTCAGCGGACCATCGTGCGCGGCCTCTCCACCTGGCGCATGAAAGCGCCGGATTGGAAACCGGCGCTTTCCTGA
- a CDS encoding helix-turn-helix transcriptional regulator, which yields MQANLTFEQLQRWSSGITAAVSATLPEEISAHFTAGARGLIASDQVYIGLYLRDGSSMTIYERDPDRWNHNYDTRKYHEDPFFRRFAGSRQDFLLPLSALDKGDFHTSAYYRDFYEPSGSFDEITGVFNFDRNAAGFVTYLRQRGARPFGADDIAMAEATAEATRRVLERLWRQWRPGETALSFADLSARERQIALLLIDGGCAKSISRDLAISPGTVRNHIKTVYRKLGIHSQVELMAAARSGDLSVALLP from the coding sequence ATGCAGGCGAACCTTACCTTCGAGCAGCTCCAGCGCTGGAGCAGCGGCATCACCGCTGCGGTGAGCGCCACCTTGCCCGAGGAAATCTCGGCCCATTTCACGGCCGGCGCGCGCGGCCTCATCGCCTCCGACCAGGTCTATATCGGCCTTTACCTGCGCGACGGCAGCTCGATGACCATCTACGAGCGCGACCCGGACCGCTGGAACCACAATTACGATACCCGCAAGTATCACGAGGATCCGTTCTTCCGGCGCTTCGCCGGCTCGCGGCAGGATTTCCTGCTGCCGCTCTCGGCCCTCGACAAGGGGGATTTCCACACCAGCGCCTATTACCGGGACTTCTACGAGCCCTCCGGCAGCTTCGACGAGATCACCGGCGTCTTCAATTTCGACCGCAACGCGGCCGGCTTCGTCACCTATCTGCGCCAGCGCGGCGCTCGCCCCTTCGGCGCGGATGACATCGCCATGGCCGAGGCGACGGCGGAGGCGACCCGCCGCGTGCTGGAACGGCTCTGGCGGCAGTGGCGGCCGGGGGAGACCGCGCTGTCATTTGCCGATCTCAGCGCCCGCGAGCGGCAGATCGCCCTTCTCCTCATCGATGGCGGCTGCGCGAAGAGCATTTCACGCGACCTTGCCATTTCCCCCGGCACCGTGCGCAACCACATCAAGACGGTCTACCGCAAGCTCGGCATCCACTCTCAGGTCGAGCTGATGGCCGCCGCGCGGAGCGGCGACCTTTCCGTCGCCTTACTGCCCTGA
- a CDS encoding polyamine ABC transporter substrate-binding protein, producing MRRMLVSALALVAAVGGAAAQEEKVVNVYNWSDYIAPDTAEKFEKETGIRVVYDVYDGNEVLETKMLTGGSGYDVVYPSAYPFLKNQVKAGAFRPLDKAKLSNIGKLDPQALSLISGADPDNANAVPYMAVTDGIGYNLAAVKQRMADAPVDSFAMIFDPAVVEKFADCGVAMIDAPAEIIPMAMNYLGIDPHSTNPDDIAKVEELLLKVRPHIRYFHSSRYINDLANGDICVVLGWSGDILQAKARAAESEKKLEIAYAIPKEGTLINFDTMAVPKDAPHPENALAWIDFNMRPEIAAANSSYVSYANPIPESLPLMDQAVAKDPGVFPPEDVKAKLFVVESSDAKLLRLQNRMWTRIVSGQ from the coding sequence ATGCGCAGAATGCTCGTCTCGGCCCTTGCCCTCGTTGCCGCCGTCGGCGGCGCGGCCGCGCAGGAGGAAAAGGTCGTCAACGTCTACAACTGGTCGGACTATATCGCGCCGGATACGGCGGAGAAGTTCGAGAAGGAGACCGGCATCCGCGTCGTCTACGACGTCTATGACGGCAACGAGGTGCTGGAAACCAAGATGCTGACCGGCGGTTCCGGCTATGACGTCGTCTATCCCTCCGCCTATCCGTTCCTCAAGAACCAGGTGAAGGCCGGCGCCTTCCGGCCGCTCGACAAGGCGAAGCTCTCCAATATCGGCAAGCTCGATCCGCAGGCGCTGTCGCTGATATCAGGCGCGGATCCGGACAATGCCAACGCCGTGCCCTACATGGCCGTTACCGACGGTATCGGTTACAATCTCGCGGCCGTGAAGCAGCGCATGGCCGACGCGCCGGTCGACAGCTTCGCCATGATCTTCGACCCCGCCGTCGTCGAGAAATTCGCCGATTGCGGCGTGGCGATGATCGACGCGCCGGCCGAGATTATTCCCATGGCGATGAACTATCTCGGCATCGACCCGCATTCCACCAATCCGGACGACATCGCCAAGGTGGAAGAGCTGCTGCTGAAGGTGCGCCCGCACATCCGCTACTTCCATTCCTCGCGCTACATCAACGATCTCGCCAATGGCGACATCTGCGTGGTGCTCGGCTGGTCGGGCGATATCCTGCAGGCCAAGGCCCGCGCGGCGGAAAGCGAAAAGAAGCTGGAGATCGCCTACGCCATTCCGAAGGAAGGCACGCTGATCAATTTCGACACCATGGCGGTGCCGAAGGATGCGCCGCATCCGGAAAACGCGCTCGCCTGGATCGATTTCAACATGCGCCCGGAGATCGCGGCGGCCAATTCCAGCTATGTCTCCTATGCCAATCCCATCCCGGAATCGCTGCCGCTGATGGATCAGGCCGTGGCGAAGGACCCCGGCGTCTTCCCGCCCGAGGACGTGAAGGCCAAGCTCTTCGTCGTGGAATCGAGCGATGCAAAGCTCCTGCGCCTGCAGAACCGCATGTGGACGCGGATCGTCTCAGGGCAGTAA
- the aguA gene encoding agmatine deiminase, whose amino-acid sequence MVRTLKSTPRADGFRAPGEFEPKSGCWLIWPERPDTWRLGAKPAQKLFAQVAAAIAESEPVTIAVSSRQWLNARAMLPENVRLVEMSTDDSWLRDSGPNFVINDRGEVRGVDWTFNAYGGNDGGLYAPWNLDDLAARKVLETERMDRYRSTLIAEGGGLQCDGEGTLITTEQCLLNPNRNGHLGKAAVEQQLCDYLGLEHVIWLPRGFCFDETDGHIDDVCCFVRPGVVAMSWTEDRDDPQYEIVREVEDALRSARDARGRSLEVHRIYHPRPIEMTAEEAAGVDQVDSTWARPAGNRIAATYINYYPGNSSVVVPQFDDETLDRAAKAKLAELFPEHRIVGIENSREILLGGGNVACITLPVYAGQTKA is encoded by the coding sequence ATGGTACGCACGCTCAAAAGCACACCCAGGGCAGACGGTTTTCGCGCGCCGGGGGAATTCGAGCCCAAGTCCGGCTGCTGGCTGATCTGGCCGGAACGGCCGGACACCTGGCGGCTCGGCGCAAAGCCGGCGCAGAAGCTTTTCGCGCAGGTCGCGGCGGCGATCGCCGAGAGCGAACCCGTGACCATAGCCGTCTCCTCGCGCCAGTGGCTCAACGCTCGCGCCATGCTGCCGGAAAACGTGCGGCTGGTGGAAATGTCGACGGACGATTCCTGGTTGCGCGACAGCGGCCCGAACTTCGTCATCAACGATCGCGGCGAGGTGCGCGGCGTCGACTGGACCTTCAACGCCTATGGCGGCAATGACGGCGGCCTCTATGCGCCGTGGAACCTCGACGATCTCGCGGCCCGCAAGGTGCTGGAAACGGAGCGCATGGATCGCTACCGCTCGACGCTGATCGCCGAGGGCGGCGGCCTGCAATGCGACGGCGAGGGCACGCTCATCACCACCGAGCAGTGCCTGCTCAACCCCAACCGCAACGGCCATCTCGGCAAGGCGGCGGTGGAGCAGCAGCTTTGCGATTATCTCGGGCTGGAGCATGTCATCTGGCTGCCGCGCGGCTTCTGCTTCGACGAGACGGACGGCCATATCGACGACGTGTGCTGCTTCGTGCGACCGGGCGTGGTGGCCATGAGCTGGACGGAGGACCGCGACGATCCGCAATACGAGATCGTGCGCGAGGTGGAGGATGCGCTGCGCTCGGCACGCGATGCGCGCGGCCGGTCGCTGGAGGTGCACCGCATCTACCATCCGCGCCCCATCGAGATGACGGCCGAGGAGGCGGCAGGCGTCGACCAGGTCGACAGCACCTGGGCACGGCCGGCCGGCAACCGCATCGCCGCCACCTATATCAACTATTATCCCGGCAACAGCTCCGTCGTCGTGCCGCAATTCGACGACGAGACGCTGGACCGCGCCGCCAAGGCCAAGCTTGCCGAGCTCTTCCCGGAGCACCGCATCGTCGGCATCGAGAATTCCCGCGAAATCCTGCTCGGTGGCGGCAACGTCGCCTGCATCACCCTGCCGGTCTATGCCGGCCAGACGAAAGCCTGA